A part of Plasmodium coatneyi strain Hackeri chromosome 8, complete sequence genomic DNA contains:
- a CDS encoding CPSF (Cleavage and polyadenylation specific factor): MHPREAEGKRGAENVGLYNFYNNIIPSQSIRTAIYTKIKGNKKKYLLYACSNYLNVCSVDKDGYTSDYSKHAVFAEILELREYIPEKLADSGIKENIKSYVFLLTRKYNLLLLHFDVKLNDFVTISQVNLHESNGMNIEEDITLLLDDRNRTLLFYGYKSILKYIHIDYDDYFNLSHIYTLRLDEGLVIDIIFLKFKQGRYSGEHRRSAREEEKDQLKAFYLSTSKRSIDTRDDCATGLNLTAKGDTHRSSTKKGGDHFTTDAGNDVNTEGRNNAPEGSIKQECSNDTDGQYTTVERIKRQYADKTASLDHDASVNGTFPRSEEKGTSNVGSKKGLTEWTCKSENQTLEGPPPVDTFMDKFFADDIPWGNNESKKKNDLHGSHHKGRKKQKSNVSATICVLYDAKKKESTTYERYIRLIRLYSANDEQRPSRLSETSTSTNARLNNGFSEHGHMRTSGASYPHSSEVNFVKEPKDEEKCIHLMYYKPVVVDSSINKLLCFARNKLMLVGFQFISYVNLETDKDRNFFLSSELRTIRCIEQLSRNKFILSDDYGDLFILTCLYESNPSSLRIRSDCSNTGSSPRGASIRGDPSIGCEMRAIYEGINHGRGANNLDSTTSSCINSITLQFIGTCSRSNVIVSLFPDIIFLGSQVSDSYLLRMHNYPVCEYEDYNPVEPPPLAGHNDFHCLETDKHVTGGTADHNFNDENGSSPGGQLHKGDTTNEANERNTPFYHLPGGPQEDGLLKGDVGEEHTLFPQSANGSPRFSHRYDENELHHRNEYDNVTCLESACLNKEERGLLNMGPILDFCVVKNKNDQKEIITCNSYGRTGCISIIRNGMKVDIISKLNFGKITNMFVVKYVIHLRKSSPTGSAKGEYVPSGGPSQKRNIHGEEKSRRDENTSLNNHDHVNENQFLRNDVFHNSSEEKRKKPPLHFQAFAYLNEKKSVEIKDINLCFLNKYYFQNEDEIDVLNYANFIYFHIFIICLSYGYQTKVIGVCRETPGGRAGRNRRSVSREATSNFTEHPHGQKRKHHYDEDEDENDDDASSNDANDVLKNFPYLVQVTNRHINLLCCLSLKMVYQLEKDYIFRFCLYNDYLYVYCDRGIEVYSVEQKYLQFLHTHEVSETISSFVVYKSLMACAFNSREVILFNVDHGALDQIRSAIRNSGRDGAPMNIDEKENGRGIFVQANLYTPPLDYFVFISDVQVLDLNDNVYLFVGYSNGVVEYFLLCADRRRVNATQVDDHAKGGGKKGGESKNQVAQQEEPPRRRRTNDNLFRLHKSYLKKKEETLRCIYRDELINKDREPTQSYKIRITDTMKKQKKEKKYKRDLIRYMSETHANVLPYFNSEKNVFTNLSDLHSLCVRDQEDEILLDYDLFYNANPESDTFIGMDDILKGRHAGGAQNANQQGDAQTEEECNPTADKSNSKKGIHSSEGIALQDEDNPPDDADQLNESNQYVKCSGVPSRLTNQPFTIKRNCKSHHKEMSLHRKKAKYYFQFFQIYGMSSEESSEEDVLNFRTFEKLDAKMKQRRKVANHRDTPNCGSSYFGGKSSKSSKYIFRDDVRSNDGDARKHVRGKRTPLEEQKLLTKIPTPQSTSSGSNADGSYVSISTGRKDINLNHEMVSEDYPSVATQGGRRRSSHGEAKLKVPRISSAVDDMGESDPERGTKKGKGKLNPSNANIGRRNVCKEERGSSDDQSDQSDCPPRSSDATCKKDINNEHLLEEMKKNKANLTERELKQMKEKEEILSDIFQRKIKKQYNDVYVREKQMGSGKYSDIDAEISSDASIRFKNLNNILFDEKVYLKKYVVRSEKILLTKRRQISTCTKSPVRFKTFLKVQSEKNQVDINMSKLSKRCNFLFVCCDNPIIIYSTLKKKISTSKLSIRNVLLVDMFSDFNYLNPFHNFLSFKKKNQNNSYFIFFDGYKLCISYLNEMKKTFMERIPFHRTVEKIAYHADTGLLITACPVEEKHKTNQMMKQIVCFFDPFQNSFKYTYIIPSKFSVSSICIYELASSSSTGGGHSVDEMDQTNSEDRAVNPPVQTLICVGTANNNERITEPSSGHIYVFIAKKKTNQFEIKHIYTYNVNCGGITHLKQFHDKIVAAVNNTVVILDIGNFLTNLGTYIYNASKAIKVESNDAFLEVASFTPSSWIMSLDVVKNYIVVGDIMTSVTLLSYDFENAILNEVCRDYANIWCTSVSALSENHFLVSDMESNFLVLQKSNIKFNDEESFKLSLVSQFNHGSVVNKMFSTSLRNLVDDEERRNEIVQKERSILCASSEGSISALIPFSNFLQFKRALCIEIAINDNISSLGNLSHSSYREYKVSLATKNCKGVVDGELFKMFFYLPFERQLKTYIYAKWIAKKLNCKLGSFEHFILDIENLCGLL; the protein is encoded by the exons GTAACTACCTTAACGTATGTTCGGTGGATAAGGATGGCTACACAAGTGACTACAGCAAGCATGCCGTCTTTGCGGAGATCCTGGAGTTAAGAGAATACATCCCAGAAAAGCTAGCTGATTcaggaataaaggaaaatataaaatccTACGTTTTTTTACTAACGAGGAAGTATAACTTGTTACTGCTCCATTTCGATGTGAAGCTAAATGATTTTGTCACCATCTCCCAAGTCAATTTACACGAAAGTAATGGTATGAATATAGAGGAAGACATTACTCTCCTGTTGGATGATCGAAACAGGACTCTCCTATTTTATGGATACAAAAGTATATTaaagtatatacacatagatTATGAcgattattttaatttaagcCACATCTACACGTTGAGGTTGGATGAGGGTCTCGTCATAgacatcatttttttgaagttcAAACAGGGGAGGTATAGCGGTGAACACAGACGCAGTGCACgagaggaggagaaggaccAACTAAAGGCCTTCTACCTAAGCACCAGCAAGCGCAGCATCGACACACGTGACGACTGTGCTACTGGGCTAAACCTTACTGCAAAGGGAGATACCCACCGAAGCAGCACCAAAAAGGGAGGTGATCATTTCACCACCGACGCAGGAAATGATGTTAACACAGAAGGCAGAAACAATGCCCCGGAGGGAAGTATTAAACAGGAGTGTAGCAATGATACCGATGGGCAATACACCACCGTAGAACGAATCAAGAGACAGTACGCAGATAAGACAGCGTCCCTTGATCACGACGCGTCCGTTAATGGAACTTTCCCCAGAAGCGAAGAAAAGGGCACATCAAATGTGGGGTCGAAAAAAGGGCTGACCGAATGGACATGCAAAAGTGAGAATCAGACTCTGGAAGGACCCCCCCCCGTGGACACCTTTAtggataaattttttgcgGATGACATCCCATGGGGAAATAAcgaatcgaaaaaaaagaatgaccTCCATGGGAGTCACCacaagggaaggaaaaaacagaagagcAATGTAAGCGCCACGATATGTGTCCTGTATGACGccaagaaaaaggaatccACTACCTATGAGAGGTACATTAGGCTGATCCGTTTATATTCTGCCAATGATGAGCAGCGTCCCAGCAGGTTAAGTGAAACCAGCACATCTACGAATGCACGCCTAAATAATGGGTTCAGTGAACACGGTCATATGAGGACCAGTGGTGCATCCTACCCACACAGTAGTGAAGTGAATTTTGTAAAGGAACCCaaggatgaagaaaagtGTATCCACCTGATGTACTACAAACCCGTAGTAGTAGACTCGAGCATAAACAAGCTCCTCTGTTTCGCCAGAAATAAATTGATGTTGGTGGGCTTCCAGTTCATTAGCTATGTTAACCTGGAAACAGACAAGGACAGGAACTTTTTCCTGAGCTCCGAGTTAAGAACCATCAGGTGCATTGAACAGTTAAGTAGAAATAAATTCATTTTATCAGACGATTATGGCGACCTGTTCATTTTAACGTGTCTATATGAATCCAATCCGTCCTCCCTCAGAATAAGAAGTGACTGTAGCAATACGGGTAGCTCCCCCAGGGGGGCGTCCATTAGGGGGGACCCCTCCATAGGTTGCGAAATGAGGGCAATCTATGAAGGCATCAACCACGGCAGGGGCGCGAACAACCTTGACAGCACCACGAGCAGCTGCATAAACTCCATCACCCTGCAGTTCATAGGGACCTGCTCCAGGTCCAACGTCATTGTGTCCCTCTTCCCGGACATTATATTTCTGGGTTCCCAAGTGAGTGACAGCTACTTGTTGCGGATGCACAATTATCCTGTTTGTGAGTACGAAGACTACAACCCCGTGGAGCCACCCCCCTTAGCAGGTCACAATGATTTCCACTGTTTGGAAACCGATAAACATGTCACAGGTGGAACGGCTGACCATAATTTTAATGATGAAAACGGAAGTTCCCCTGGGGGGCAGCTCCATAAAGGGGATACAACGAACGAAGCGAATGAGAGGAACACCCCATTTTACCATCTTCCGGGTGGACCGCAGGAGGATGGCCTTCTCAAGGGTGATGTGGGGGAGGAGCACACCCTGTTCCCTCAAAGTGCCAACGGAAGTCCCCGATTCAGTCACCGCTACGATGAAAATGAGCTTCATCACCGCAACGAATACGACAATGTAACCTGCTTGGAGAGCGCCTGTCTTAATAAGGAAGAGAGAGGCCTGCTC AACATGGGACCGATTCTAGATTTCTGTGTCGtcaaaaataagaatgacCAGAAGGAGATTATAACCTGCAACAGTTACGGACGAACTGGATGCATATCGATCATCAGGAATGGGATGAAAGTGGATATAATTTCCAAGCTGAACTTTGGGAAAATCACTAACATGTTTGTCGTCAAGTATGTTATCCACCTGAGGAAAAGTTCCCCCACGGGGAGTGCCAAAGGGGAATATGTTCCTTCAGGAGGACCGTCACAGAAGAGGAACATCCACGGGGAGGAAAAGTCACGAAGGGATGAAAACACCTCCCTCAATAATCATGACCATGTCAACGAAAATCAATTCTTACGAAACGATGTTTTCCACAACAGTagtgaagaaaaacgaaagaagCCACCACTGCACTTCCAAGCATTCGCCTAcctaaatgaaaaaaaaagcgtcgAAATAAAGGACATCAATTTGTGCTTCCTAAATAAGTACTACTTCCAGAATGAGGACGAAATTGACGTTTTGAATTATGCCAATTTTATATACTTCcacattttcatcatttgcTTGTCTTACGGGTATCAAACGAAGGTGATCGGCGTGTGTAGGGAGACACCAGGTGGGAGGGCAGGCAGGAACAGACGTAGTGTGTCCAGGGAGGCCACTTCAAATTTCACGGAACATCCACATGGTCAGAAGAGGAAACATCACTACGATGAAGATGAGGATGAAAATGACGATGATGCATCGTCGAACGATGCAAATGA TGTGTTAAAGAATTTTCCCTACCTCGTTCAAGTGACCAATAGACACATCAATTTGCTTTGCTGCTTATCATTAAAGATGGTGTACCAGTTAGAGAAGGACTACATTTTTAGGTTCTGCTTATACAATGACTACCTCTATGTTTATTGTGACAGGGGTATCGAGGTGTACTCCGTTGAGCAGAAATACCTGCAGTTTTTGCATACCCACGAGGTGAGCGAAACGATTAGCTCCTTCGTGGTATACAAAAGTTTAATGGCCTGTGCGTTCAACAGTAGGGAAGTGATCCTGTTTAACGTAGACCATGGGGCACTGGACCAAATTAGAAGTGCGATTCGTAATTCTGGAAGGGACGGTGCACCGATGAACATcgatgagaaggaaaacggCAGGGGCATCTTCGTCCAGGCGAACCTCTACACCCCCCCGCTGGACTACTTCGTCTTCATATCAGACGTCCAAGTGTTAGATCTTAACGACAACGTGTATCTTTTTGTTGGGTACAGCAACGGGGTCGTGGAATATTTTCTGCTCTGCGCGGATAGGAGGAGGGTGAACGCAACTCAAGTGGATGATCACgccaaagggggaggaaaaaagggaggcgAATCGAAGAATCAGGTTGCCCAACAGGAGGAACCACCACGTAGACGCCGAACCAATGACAACTTATTCAGGCTGCACAAATcctacttgaaaaaaaaagaggaaaccTTACGATGCATTTATCGAGACGAACTCATTAACAAAGACAGGGAACCAACGCAGAGTTACAAAATAAGAATTACAGACACcatgaagaagcagaaaaaggagaaaaaatacaaaagggATTTAATCAGGTACATGTCTGAAACGCATGCGAATGTACTTCCATACTTCAACAGTGAGAAAAATGTCTTCACCAATTTGTCCGACTTACATAGCTTATGTGTTAGGGATCAGGAGGATGAAATTCTGTTGGACTATGATTTGTTTTACAATGCGAACCCTGAATCGGACACGTTTATCGGCATGGAcgatattttaaaagggcGCCACGCGGGGGGGGCTCAAAACGCCAACCAACAGGGCGATGCGCAAACCGAGGAAGAATGCAACCCCACTGCAGACAAATCGAACAGTAAAAAAGGGATACATTCCAGTGAGGGCATAGCGCTGCAGGATGAGGACAACCCTCCTGACGACGCGGACCAACTGAACGAATCCAACCAATACGTTAAATGCTCGGGCGTACCATCCAGGCTAACCAACCAACCCTTCACGATAAAACGAAATTGTAAAAGCCATCACAAAGAAATGAGTCTCCACCGGAAGAAGGCCAAATACTattttcagttttttcaaatttatggTATGTCCTCCGAAGAATCTTCCGAGGAAGACGTCTTGAACTTTCGCACCTTTGAAAAGTTAGACGCGAAAATGAAGCAGAGGAGGAAGGTAGCTAACCACAGGGACACTCCAAACTGTGGAAGCAGTTACTTCGGTGGTAAAAGCAGCAAAAGCAGCAAGTATATCTTTCGCGACGATGTGCGTAGCAATGACGGGGATGCACGGAAGCATGTCAGAGGGAAACGTACCCCGCTAGAGGAGCAAAAACTGTTGACCAAAATTCCCACTCCCCAAAGCACGTCGTCCGGTTCTAACGCAGATGGTAGTTATGTGTCTATTTCAACGGGGAGAAAGGACATCAACTTGAACCACGAAATGGTTAGTGAGGACTATCCCTCCGTCGCTACACAGGGTGGGAGAAGGCGATCCTCCCACGGGGAGGCGAAGCTGAAGGTTCCAAGAATTTCCAGCGCAGTGGACGACATGGGTGAGAGTGACCcagaaaggggaacaaaaaagggaaagggtaAACTAAACCCCAGTAATGCAAatataggaagaaggaatgtgtgcAAGGAGGAGAGGGGTTCTAGTGATGACCAATCTGACCAATCGGACTGTCCTCCCCGCTCGAGCGACGCGACTTGCAAAAAGGACATAAATAATGAGCACCTCctagaagaaatgaaaaaaaacaaagctAATTTAACAGAAAGGGAGCTCaagcaaatgaaggaaaaggaagaaattctcAGTGACATTTtccaaaggaaaataaagaaacagTATAACGATGTCTATGTTcgggaaaaacaaatgggtTCAGGAAAATATAGTGACATAGATGCAGAAATATCATCAGATGCATCTATCCGTTTTAAAAATCTTAACAATATTCTCTTTGATGAAAAGGTGTATCTAAAAAAATACGTCGtgagaagtgaaaaaattttattaaccAAGAGGAGACAAATTTCCACATGTACAAAAAGTCCAGTGAgatttaaaacttttttaaaagttcaATCGGAAAAGAATCAAGTGGATATTAACATGAGTAAGCTTTCGAAGAGGTGCAATTTTCTCTTCGTCTGCTGTGACAAccctattattatttactcgaccctgaagaaaaaaatatccaccTCTAAGCTATCCATTAGGAATGTACTCCTGGTAGACATGTTTAGCGACTTCAATTACCTCAACCCCTTCCATAACTTCCTgtcgtttaaaaaaaaaaatcagaacAACTcctacttcatttttttcgatgGATATAAACTGTGCATTTCGTACCTAAACGAGATGAAAAAAACCTTCATGGAAAGAATTCCCTTCCATAGGACCGTCGAGAAAATTGCATACCACGCAGATACGGGTTTGCTGATTACGGCATGCCCTGTGGAGGAGAAACATAAAACCAACCAGATGATGAAGCAAATCGTCTGCTTCTTCGATCCCTTCCAAAACTCATTCAAGTACACCTATATCATTCCCTCCAAGTTTAGCGTCTCCAGCATATGTATTTACGAATTGGCTTCCAGCTCTTCCACGGGTGGAGGTCACTCTGTTGATGAAATGGACCAAACTAATTCGGAAGACCGAGCTGTTAACCCCCCCGTGCAGACACTCATCTGCGTAGGCACGGCCAACAACAACGAGCGAATCACGGAGCCCTCCTCCGGGCACATCTACGTGTTCATCGCCAAGAAGAAAACCAACCAGTTTGAAATCAAGCACATTTACACCTACAACGTGAACTGCGGAGGGATCACCCACTTGAAGCAGTTCCACGATAAGATCGTTGCGGCGGTGAACAACACG GTCGTCATCCTCGACATTGGAAACTTCCTGACCAACTTAGGCACATACATCTACAACGCCAGCAAAGCCATT AAAGTAGAAAGCAACGATGCCTTCCTGGAGGTGGCCTCCTTTACGCCGAGCTCCTGGATTATGAGTCTGGACGTTGT AAAAAACTACATCGTCGTCGGGGACATCATGACGTCAGTGACCCTCCTGTCTTACGATttcgaaaat GCCATTCTCAACGAAGTCTGCAGGGACTACGCGAACATTTGGTGCAC ATCCGTCAGTGCCCTGTCGGAGAACCACTTTCTTGTCTCGGACATGGAGTCCAACTTCCTCGTTTtgcaaaa GTCAAACATTAAGTTTAACGACGAAGAGTCTTTCAAGCTATCG TTGGTTTCACAATTCAACCATGGAAGCGTCGTCAACAAAATGTTCTCGACGTCGTTGAGGAACCTAGTCGACGA TGAGGAACGCCGAAACGAAATTGTGCAGAAGGAGCGAAGCATCCTGTGCGCCTCCAGCGAAGGCTCGATCAGTGCCCTCATTCCATTTTCCAACTTCCTACAATTTAAGAGGGCCCTGTGCATCGAAATTGCTATAAACGACAACATCTCTTCTCTCGGAAATTTGAGCCACAGCTCCTACCGAGAGTATAAAGTCAGCTTGGCCACCAAAAACTGCAAAGGTGTAGTCGACGGGGAACTTTTCAAGATGTTCTTTTACCTGCCCTTCGAGCGGCAGCTGAAGACGTACATCTATGCTAAGTG GATCGCCAAAAAGTTGAATTGCAAGCTCGGGAGCTTCGAACACTTTATTCTGGACATAGAGAATCTGTGCGGCCTTTTGTGA
- a CDS encoding Proteasome regulatory protein, which translates to MNLDEFNELVKQRDEIEREIKENVDFLESPENKSVGMKGKLVDQEGFPRNDIDIYSIRVARNKVICLKNDYLDMNKRIEEYLHKVHTSHPPIRVQRSKAKDEEGNDPNESSSESHVEDYDESAPGYEQLIEEAKRSTFAMIDEMVENSPSHKAGLRINDYVFQFGDIRKKKKKKSDESEKDNADIFSRIATYMSNNPTRIKGGSSLKGFPSGEMIYYKGGPIKWNRSYKEKV; encoded by the exons ATGAACCTGGACGAGTTCAACGAACTGGTGAAGCAGAGAGATGAAATCGAGCGGGAAATCAAGGAGAACGTGGATTTCCTGGAGTCCCCAGAAAACAAAAGCGTGGGCATGAAGGGCAAGCTGGTAGATCAAGAAGGGTTCCCCAGAAACGATATAGACATATATAGCATCCGAGTTGCAAGGAACAAGGTCATCTGCTTAAAAAACGATTACCTAGATATGAATAAAAGGATAGAAGAGTACCTCCACAAGGTTCACACTTCTCATCCTCCCATACGAGTACAAAGGAGTAAGGCGAAGgacgaagaaggaaatgacCCAAATGAATCTTCCTCAGAAAGTCACGTAGAAGATTACGATGAATCAGCACCAGGTTATGAACAGCTAATCGAAGAAGCCAAAAGAAGTACCTTTGCCATGATCGATGAGATGGTAGAGAATTCCCCTTCACATAAGGCAGGGCTACGAATCAACGATTATGTATTTCAGTTTGGTgatatacgaaaaaaaaaaaaaaaaaaaagtgatgaaAGTGAAAAGGATAATGCAGACATTTTCAGCAGAATTGCAACTTACATGAGTAACAATCCCACCAGAATTAAA GGGGGTAGTAGTTTAAAGGGATTCCCATCAGGTGAGATGATATACTACAAAGGGGGACcaataaaatggaacagaAGTTACAAGGAAAAGGTGTAG